The following proteins are co-located in the Pseudarthrobacter siccitolerans genome:
- a CDS encoding hemerythrin domain-containing protein yields the protein MSDTNSAGTNVDVVDILTSDHQDMIALIGQIKGASEDSQRRDLADTLIAEVMRHAVAEEMYVYPAIEDHVPNGKDEVEHDKKEHDEIVKLMKRLEKVEPSDQTFMELVQELEDKLRHHANDEETEQFPKLRLHIPREKLVDIGEKVEKAKKLAPTRPHPSAPHSELFHKTLGAGVGMVDRIRDKLTGRHTDS from the coding sequence ATGAGTGATACCAATTCCGCCGGAACGAACGTGGACGTCGTGGACATCCTGACCAGCGATCACCAGGACATGATTGCGCTGATCGGGCAGATTAAGGGTGCGTCCGAGGACAGCCAGCGCAGGGACCTGGCGGACACCCTGATCGCGGAGGTGATGCGCCATGCCGTCGCCGAGGAAATGTACGTGTACCCCGCCATTGAGGACCACGTGCCCAACGGCAAGGACGAAGTTGAACATGACAAAAAGGAGCACGACGAGATCGTCAAGCTGATGAAACGGCTGGAAAAGGTGGAGCCTTCCGACCAGACCTTTATGGAACTGGTCCAGGAGCTCGAAGACAAACTGAGGCATCACGCCAATGACGAGGAAACCGAACAGTTTCCCAAGCTCCGCCTGCACATCCCGCGCGAAAAACTCGTCGACATCGGCGAAAAAGTGGAGAAAGCGAAAAAGCTGGCGCCCACGAGGCCACACCCGAGCGCACCGCATTCGGAGTTGTTCCACAAGACCCTGGGCGCCGGCGTTGGCATGGTGGACCGGATCCGGGACAAACTGACCGGCAGGCACACAGACTCGTAG
- a CDS encoding nucleoside hydrolase: MANTAGELLVVDNDFGGDPDGLVSLAHILLRSGPGMTVLVTTSPLDPGLAEAAGADPATTAGRGADLAEQLLELMRISGVRVITGAEATGITPEQVSPAARAITEESSRFERTTILCGGPLTNIAAALRLDPPLARRAMLVWVGGTLAEADRGEYNSDTDLEAAREVVASGMPLVRIPSEEYSRMTIPVHAVKNELAAESAVGSWLAERLLDVPPFVQLGATLTLGDSVLVAFLPGVDALARQVAPGTVVHNQVDGAALWDDLMRQLVAQGS; encoded by the coding sequence GTGGCTAATACAGCCGGAGAGCTACTCGTGGTGGATAACGACTTCGGTGGCGATCCTGACGGCCTCGTGTCCCTCGCACATATCCTCTTGCGTTCCGGCCCGGGTATGACCGTCCTGGTGACGACGTCTCCTCTGGATCCGGGACTGGCCGAAGCCGCCGGCGCAGACCCTGCAACCACGGCCGGCCGTGGCGCAGATCTTGCCGAGCAACTCCTGGAGTTAATGCGGATCAGCGGTGTAAGGGTGATCACGGGTGCGGAGGCCACCGGGATCACGCCCGAGCAGGTGAGTCCGGCGGCACGCGCCATCACTGAGGAGTCCTCACGCTTCGAGCGGACCACAATTCTCTGTGGAGGACCACTGACTAACATCGCTGCCGCGCTGCGGCTTGACCCGCCACTCGCTCGCAGGGCGATGCTGGTGTGGGTGGGGGGAACGCTGGCTGAAGCGGACCGCGGAGAGTACAACTCCGACACTGACCTGGAAGCTGCAAGGGAGGTCGTGGCGTCAGGGATGCCCCTTGTGAGAATCCCCTCGGAGGAGTACTCGCGCATGACCATTCCGGTGCATGCAGTGAAGAATGAGCTTGCAGCCGAGTCGGCAGTCGGTTCCTGGCTGGCGGAGCGCCTGCTCGACGTTCCGCCCTTCGTGCAGCTGGGCGCAACGTTGACGCTTGGTGACAGCGTTCTGGTGGCGTTTCTGCCAGGCGTCGATGCGCTTGCCAGGCAGGTTGCCCCGGGAACAGTAGTTCACAACCAGGTGGACGGCGCCGCGCTGTGGGACGATCTGATGCGCCAGCTTGTGGCGCAAGGTAGTTAG